The sequence CCAACACCAACTACCTGCTCCTCGCCGAACTCCTGGCGGAGGTGACCGGCACCACGGCCGAGGAGTGCATCACCCGCGACGTCATCGAGCGCGCCGGACTCAGGGACACCACGTTCCCCACCGGACCGGAGATCGAGGGACCGCACTCACGGCTCTACGAGGCGTGGTTCGGCAAGATCGACCCGCCGCGCGACTACAGCGTCTTCGACATGTCGTGGACGGGCCCGTCGGCCTCCCTCATATCGACCGTCGCCGACCTCAACCTCTTCTACGCCCAGCTCATGGCCGGAAAGATCGTCGGCCCGTCGTCGCTGGAGCAGATGAGGCGCACCGGCCCGGTCATCTCCCAGGAGGGCAAGGTCATCGAGTACGGTCTCGGCCTGCACCCGGTCGAGGCGCCGGGCCGGCCCACTTTCTGGGGCCACGGCGGAACAGTCTGGGGCGGCGGAACCCTGGCCATGACCCGCGCCGACGGCGCACGGCAGATGGCGGTCGCGGTCAACCTGCAGAGGTGGAACACGCTCGACGCCTCGGGCAGGCCGCAGCCCCATCCGATCGACGCGGCGCTCGACTCCCTGTACCAGGTGGCGATGTACGGCTGAGTCGGGCGGGGGAGGGGGGTGTGCGCGGGAACCCCCGCGCACACTCGCCCGCCCCCCGCGGTCAGCGGCGGGTGCGGCGCCGGTAGTAGTGCGCGGTGACGAGCGCGAGCAGCGGCCCCCAGGCCACGATCGGCACGTAGCAGACGGTCATCACCCACTCTCCCCACGGGGTGATCGCCATGTCCGCGTGCAGGGTGGTCCATACGAAGAGCACCCCGTACACGGTGCAGGCGAGCGAGCCCAGCGCCGCCGGGACGGCCGCCGCGAGCACGGGAACGCGGCGTCCACGCAGGAACGGCACCCACCGGGGCCACACCTCGCCCCACGGCCGGACCAGTCCCAGCGTCAGGAACGCCAGCGCCTCCTGGAACACGGACAGCAGCGGCACGAGGAGATACCCCCAGCCGGGAACGAGCATGGCGTCGTACTCGGACTCGGCGAGCCCCAGCGGAACACCGGCCACCACGGCGAACCGCCACAGCGCCGACGGCACGGAAGCCCACAGAACCGCGGCGGCCGTGTGCCGCGCCCACGAGGGGACGGGCGCGGCGGTGGCGGGACGTGCGGGGGCGAGTGGAAGCGTGCTGGCAGTCATGGGCCCGGCTCTCCGTGTGGACGGTGTACGACAACTCCGAGGCTGTCAGCAGCCGTTGGGCACCCGCATCGCACTCGAGGGCGGCCGTGTGTGCGTCCGGCGGAGCATGCGTACACGGGGGAGTAGCCCATGCGGGCGAGAAGCGGTCGTACTCCGCTCGGCCCCTGGGCCCAGGGGCCGACGGTCAGGTGACGTGGTGCCGGTGCAGGGGACCGAGCACGCGTAACGCGTCCAGCACCGTCGTCCCGCCGGGCGGAGGAGTGAAGATCCGCAGACGCTGATCCACCGCGGGCGTCGCCAGCACCTCGCAGTCCAGCTCGATCCTGCCCAGTGCGGGATGCACGAGCCGGTACGGATGCGACCGGCGCACGGCGACCTCGTGCCGGTCCCACAGCGCGGCGAACTCCGGACTCGCGGCCCGGCACCGCGCCACCAGCGCGCGGGACGCCGCGTCGTCGCCGCGACGGGCGGTCGCGGCCCGCAGGTCGGCGACCAACTCCCGCGCCTGCTGGGCGTGTTCCTCGTCCGCGAAATGCCCGCGGACGCCCGGGTCGGAGAACCAGCGCAGCACGATGTTGCGGTCCTCCTCGGCGACCGTGCACACGCATCCGAACAACGCGAGCGCCAGGTCGTTCTGCGCCAGCAGGTCACCCAGGTCGCTCACCACCTGCACGGGCACACCCTCCAGGCGGTCGAGCAGATACCGCAGCCCCGGGCGCAGGTAGGCGCCCGCCCGCGCTCCCTCCGGCGGACGGTGGCCGGCGAGCAGGTACAGATGGTCCCGCTCGTCCTCGGACAGCCGCAGCGCGCCCGCCAGCGCGGCGAGCACCTGGACCGAGGGGCGGGGGCCCCGGGCCTGTTCGAGCCGCATGCAGTAGTCGGCCGACATCCCCGCGAGGACGGCGACCTCCTCGCGCCGCAGGCCCGGAGTCCGCCGCCGCCCCGGCCCTTCGGGAAGCCCTACATCGCGTGGTGTCAGGCGCTCCCGCGACCGGCGCAGGAAGTCGGCGAGGTCTGCACGCTTCAGTGTCATCTCGCCCCCAGGGTAACGGTGTCGGGCCCGTACATCCTGGGACCGCCGGTCCTAGGGCAACCGCTCCGCTCCCGGTACTCCGCCCACGGCGGCACGATCGGCGCAGAGCCCGTCCGGGGCCTGACCGACGAGAGGACCGGTGGTCGCACCATGAGGGAATCCCTGCTGTCCGTACCGGGCGCACGACTGCGCCACACCGTCCGAGGAGAGGGCCCCGTACTCCTGCTCATCGCCGGGGGACCCCACGGCATCGATGCCGCCGAACCGCTCGCCCGCCACCTCGCCGACCGGTACACCGTCCTCACGTACGACCGGCGCGGGCAGTCGGGAAGCACCACCGACACCCCCGCGACGACCATCGCCGCGCACGCCGACGACGCCGCCCGCCTGCTCCGCGCCCACACGGAGCGACCCGCGCTCGTGCACGGCACCAGCCTCGGCGCGCTGATCGCACTGGAACTGACCGTCCGGCACCCCGAGCAGGTTGCGACGGTCATCGCGCACGAGCCCCCCGTCACGCAGCTGCTCCCGGAACCGGACCGAGCGCTTGGGCAACTGATCCGCGTCGAGGAGGCGTTCAGGTCGGAGGGTGCCGACACCGCCATGCGCCGATTCGCGGCCGGCCTGGACATCGACCCGAACGACCGCGAGCCGGACGCCCCGGTGCGCGCTCCGGGCCCCGACCGCCTGCGGAACGCCGAGCACCTCCTCACGTACGACCTGCCGGCCATCAGGGCACACGTCCTCGACGTTGCCGCGCTCCGGGGTTCACCCGCTCGCGTCGTGGCCGCGGCTGGTGAGAAGTCGGGCCATGTCTGGGCGCACGCGTGTGCCGCCATGCTGGCCGACGTGCTGGGCACACGGCTGGAGCTGTTCCCGGGCGGCCACAACGGATACGTCTTCCGCCCACGGGGAACGGCGGACCGGATCCACGCGGTGCTCCGCGCCGGGAACGGCGACGACCGCCTCGATCGCACCGGCCGCGCCGAGTGAGCCGCGCCCCGCGACAGCACAAAGGCCTCCCGGTCCGTGCGCGGTGCCGGTGGCGCCACGTCGGACCGGGAGGCCCTCGTCGCTCAGGTGACTAGACGGTGGGGGAGGCGCTGAAGTTGGTGTTGCGGTAGCCCTTGCCGTCGTTGTTCCAGTCGAGCTGGATGAAGCCGTCGGCGAGGTAACGGCCCGAGCCGGCCTTGTACTTGATGGTGCCGGTCGTGTAGCTGCCGTTGCCCCACGTGTTGCCGTGTTCGAGCTTGTACTCGAGGCCGGTGTAGTTGGCCCACTTCTTCACGGGGTCGCTGCCGGAGACCGACTTCTTGACCTGGAGGTGGAAGCGGGCGGCGTCGAGCGTGTCGGTCTGGTTGACGTACCAGACGGGCCCCTCGAACGACACCTTGGCGTAGGCGTATATGTAGCC is a genomic window of Streptomyces sp. NBC_00708 containing:
- a CDS encoding beta-lactamase family protein, with translation MKNPLDSAALDAAIDHVHRAGMPGLFAEVRHGDHVWRGAAGVADTATGRPVDAGMRHRVGSVTKTFTAAAVLRRAESGRIGLDVPIGRYLPKLVPGERGEAITVRMLINHTSGLAEYLPYAYPSLKAFPALAETGAQSLDDHRFTRFDPEELIALGVGAPAVGTPGGAPGLYSNTNYLLLAELLAEVTGTTAEECITRDVIERAGLRDTTFPTGPEIEGPHSRLYEAWFGKIDPPRDYSVFDMSWTGPSASLISTVADLNLFYAQLMAGKIVGPSSLEQMRRTGPVISQEGKVIEYGLGLHPVEAPGRPTFWGHGGTVWGGGTLAMTRADGARQMAVAVNLQRWNTLDASGRPQPHPIDAALDSLYQVAMYG
- a CDS encoding helix-turn-helix transcriptional regulator; this translates as MTLKRADLADFLRRSRERLTPRDVGLPEGPGRRRTPGLRREEVAVLAGMSADYCMRLEQARGPRPSVQVLAALAGALRLSEDERDHLYLLAGHRPPEGARAGAYLRPGLRYLLDRLEGVPVQVVSDLGDLLAQNDLALALFGCVCTVAEEDRNIVLRWFSDPGVRGHFADEEHAQQARELVADLRAATARRGDDAASRALVARCRAASPEFAALWDRHEVAVRRSHPYRLVHPALGRIELDCEVLATPAVDQRLRIFTPPPGGTTVLDALRVLGPLHRHHVT
- a CDS encoding alpha/beta hydrolase, with amino-acid sequence MRESLLSVPGARLRHTVRGEGPVLLLIAGGPHGIDAAEPLARHLADRYTVLTYDRRGQSGSTTDTPATTIAAHADDAARLLRAHTERPALVHGTSLGALIALELTVRHPEQVATVIAHEPPVTQLLPEPDRALGQLIRVEEAFRSEGADTAMRRFAAGLDIDPNDREPDAPVRAPGPDRLRNAEHLLTYDLPAIRAHVLDVAALRGSPARVVAAAGEKSGHVWAHACAAMLADVLGTRLELFPGGHNGYVFRPRGTADRIHAVLRAGNGDDRLDRTGRAE